Proteins co-encoded in one Aspergillus fumigatus Af293 chromosome 6, whole genome shotgun sequence genomic window:
- a CDS encoding SBDS family protein, which translates to MRAKEPSSKVFYKGNSDDFIVFVDDPAALKNWKNDRSIPLSDVVNGFKIFVTHRHGSQGVLDGASNASLDNEFGTHNIDDCIVKILERGTFQTYTQNEHQADTNMANGPAFR; encoded by the exons ATGCGTGCCAAAGAACCCAGCTCCAAGGTCTTCTACAAGGGCAACTCCGACGacttcatcgtcttcgtcgatGACCCCGCGGCCCTCAAGAACTGGAAGAACGACCGCTCAATTCCCTTGTCCGATGTGGTAAACGGATTCAAGATTTTTGTTACTCACAG AcacggatcccagggtgtgcTCGACGGCGCCAGCAACGCCAGTCTAGACAATGAGTTCGGGACTCACAATATCGACGATTGCATTGTGAAGATCCTGGAGAGGGGGACTTTCCAGACTTATACT CAAAATGAGCACCAGGCCGATACAAACATGGCCAATGGGCCTGCTTTCCGGTAG
- a CDS encoding mismatch-specific DNA-glycosylase, with the protein MSRPASVAEDISQGYQDEAGTDDENDVPVNKKTSFNGRLNQYFHASKNVAPTGESLSKVASAPDLPTATIKRKPESDSEPPSDPSSNASALQLPIKRPRTLRSSRSSPVITNLTPRITRSRSASSTTSLPPSTPNSPLTPSTTPDEISRSRSRRRQPSTPATSSICLLRDTIPPNLTLLLVGVNPGIMTGTTGFAYAHPSNLFWKLLHWSGITPIRHPPSDTYRLPELYNIGNTNIVERPTRDASMLSKAEMNAGVPVLEAKVAKQRPEAVCLVGKSIWEAVWRVRKGRPIRKEEFRYGWQDETENMGRCDGPDGWEGARVFVATTTSGLAAGMSIAEKQAVWNELGRWVIQRREALAGKRPSQ; encoded by the coding sequence ATGTCACGACCTGCTTCTGTTGCTGAGGATATTTctcaaggatatcaagatgAAGCCGGCACCGACGACGAAAATGATGTGCCCGTGAACAAAAAGACCTCTTTCAACGGCAGACTGAACCAATACTTTCATGCATCCAAGAACGTCGCACCGACAGGAGAGTCGCTGTCAAAGGTTGCCTCAGCGCCGGATCTCCCAACCGCAACGATCAAGCGCAAACCCGAGTCTGACTCAGAACCACCCAGTGATCCATCCAGCAACGCCTCGGCACTTCAACTGCCCATCAAACGACCACGAACGCTCCGTTCAAGCCGATCCTCACCCGTAATCACCAACCTCACACCGCGCATCACCCGTTCTCGCTCCGCTTCTTCGACCACCTCTCTACCTCCGTCAACGCCCAACTCCCCTCTCACACCGTCCACTACACCCGACGAGATCTCCCGCTCTAGGTCCCGCCGCCGGCAGCCCTCTACACCAGCTACATCCTCCATCTGCCTCCTCCGCGACACCATCCCGCCGAAtctcaccctcctcctggtcgGCGTAAACCCCGGCATCATGACCGGCACCACAGGCTTCGCCTACGCGCACCCCTCTAATCTCTTCTGGAAACTCCTGCACTGGTCCGGCATCACCCCCATCCGCCACCCGCCCTCAGACACCTACCGCTTACCGGAGCTCTACAACATCGGGAACACGAATATCGTCGAGCGTCCAACGCGAGACGCAAGCATGCTTAGCAAGGCCGAGATGAACGCGGGTGTCCCCGTGCTCGAGGCCAAGGTCGCGAAGCAGCGCCCAGAGGCGGTCTGTCTCGTGGGCAAGAGTATCTGGGAGGCTGTGTGGCGGGTGCGCAAGGGGAGGCCGATCCGCAAGGAGGAGTTCCGGTATGGCTGGCAAGATGAGACGGAGAATATGGGGCGATGTGATGGCCCTGATGGATGGGAAGGGGCGCGGGTGTTTGTCGCGACGACAACGAGCGGCCTCGCTGCTGGGATGAGCATCGCGGAGAAACAGGCCGTGTGGAATGAATTAGGGCGCTGGGTTATTCAGCGCCGTGAGGCTCTTGCGGGCAAGCGGCCTAGCCAATGA
- a CDS encoding putative NADPH oxidase (NoxA): MRHPLSSQFTGSKILFYVLFWGVHIGIFATGWHIQASNHKLDALNALKWSVWFSRAAGLVLTVDGTLILLPMCRNLITLARPRIRWLPLDESIWFHRQVAYALLIFTIIHVASHYVNFYNIEKDKIRPVTAIQLHYTQAGGITGHVMLLCMMLMYTTSHHRIRQQSFETFWYTHHLFIPFLLALYTHATGCFVRDTPEPTSPFAGKRFWNHCIGYQGWRWELVGGSLYLMERLYREIRSRRATVITKVIRHPYDAMEIQFRKDSMKYKAGQWLFIQVPEVSNTQWHPFTITSCPFDPYISIHVRQVGDFTRALGDALGCGPAQARDMEGLDPLGMYEVALQNGQKMPKLLVDGPYGAPAEDVFENEIAVLIGTGIGVTPWASILKNIWHLRTGPNPPRRLRRVEFIWVCKDTSSFEWFQALLSSLESQSASAAASQGSAEFLRIHTYLTQRLDEDTAANIYLNSVGQEVDPLTELRSRTNFGRPDFNRLFTAMRDGLHDQTYMPGFHPAMTTEIGVYFCGPNAAARQIREAAKRASTRDVRFKFWKEHF; the protein is encoded by the exons ATGCGGCATCCACTGTCCTCACAATTTACAGGATCTAAGATTTTGTTTTACGTTCTGTTCTGGGGTGTACATATTGGCATCTTCGCCACAGGATG GCACATCCAAGCATCTAACCACAAACTGGACGCTCTCAATGCATTGAAGTGGTCTGTGTGGTTCTCCAGAGCGGCAGGTCTGGTCTTGACAGTTGATGGAACTCTTATCCTGCTACCTATGTGCCGGAACCTCATTACTCTCGCCAGACCCCGAATTCGATGGCTGCCTCTTGATGAATCTATATGGTTCCATCGCCAGGTAGCCTATGCGCTGCTCATCTTCACTATCATACACGTTGCTTCCCATTATGTCAA TTTCTACAACatcgagaaagacaaaaTCCGCCCCGTAACTGCTATCCAGCTTCATTATACCCAGGCAGGTGGAATCACCGGCCATGTCATGCTCCTATGCATGATGCTTATGTATACAACTTCCCACCATCGCATCCGACAGCAGTCTTTCGAGACGTTTTGGTACACGCACCACCTGTTCATTCCCTTCCTGCTGGCCCTCTACACGCATGCAACTGGTTGCTTTGTGCGAGACACTCCAGAACCAACTTCGCCATTTGCGGGAAAGAGGTTTTGGAACCATTGCATTGGTTACCAAGGTTGGAGGTGGGAACTGGTAGGGGGCAGTCTCTACCTCATGGAGAGGCTCTACCGCGAGATTCGATCCAGACGGGCCACCGTCATCACAAAGGTGATCCGTCATCCATATG ATGCGATGGAAATTCAGTTTCGCAAAGACAGCATGAAGTACAAAGCCGGACAATGGCTCTTCATCCAGGTTCCCGAGGTGTCTAACACTCAGTGGCACCCCTTCACCATCACATCCTGTCCCTTTGATCCGTATATCAGTATCCACGTTCGCCAAGTGGGCGACTTCACTCGGGCGCTCGGTGACGCTCTCGGATGCGGTCCCGCACAGGCCAGAGATATGGAAGGCTTAGACCCGCTGGGGATGTACGAAGTCGCCCTCCAGAACGGCCAGAAAATGCCCAAGCTGCTCGTCGACGGACCTTACGGCGCCCCCGCCGAGGACGTCTTTGAAAACGAAATTGCCGTCCTCATCGGCACCGGCATCGgtgtcacaccctgggcCTCCATTCTCAAGAACATCTGGCACCTCCGCACAGGACCGAACCCGCCCCGCCGTCTACGTCGGGTCGAGTTCATCTGGGTCTGCAAAGacacctcctccttcgagTGGTTCCAGGCCCTTCTGTCCTCGCTCGAGTCCCAGTCCGCCAGCGCCGCCGCCAGCCAGGGCAGTGCCGAGTTCCTGCGCATCCACACCTACCTCACGCAGCGGCTCGACGAGGACACTGCCGCCAACATCTACCTCAACTCCGTCGGTCAGGAGGTCGACCCGCTCACTGAGCTCCGCAGTCGCACGAACTTCGGCCGGCCTGACTTCAATCGGCTCTTCACGGCAATGCGAGACGGGCTGCATGACCAGACATACATGCCTGGTTTCCATCCGGCCATGACGACGGAGATCGGAGTGTACTTTTGCGGCCCGAATGCGGCAGCCCGGCAGATTCGTGAAGCGGCCAAGAGGGCATCCACCAGGGACGTCAGGTTCAAATTCTGGAAGGAACATTTCTAG